Genomic segment of Gloeocapsa sp. PCC 7428:
CTGTACCGCCGGAACTTGGGCGGCGAGTTCTAAAGCGTTATTTTGAATGATGGAAAATAAGGGTTGCGAACCGCTAACGACATCGCCGATTTTGGCGATCGCTTCGGCAACTAAACCACTCGCGGGCGCGCGGACGACAGTTTGTCTTAGTTGCGTTTGTAATTGTTGTAAACCGGCGCGGCTACTACGTACATCAGCTTCAGCACTACTAATATTTGCTTGCGCAACGCGGACGGCTTCGCGGGTGGTGGCTGTTGTTGTGGCACGTGCGTCTAATTCTTGGCGGCTAATTGCCCCATTCCTTGCAAGTTGTTCGTAGCGCTGTAGGTTACGTTCAGCTTCGGCTAAACTAGCGCGCGCTTGTGCTAAAGCGGCTTGTCTTTGACCGATTACAGCTTGTGCAGATTCGATATTTGCTCGTGCTTGGTCGATTTGCGCGCGAATAACTGCATCATCTAAAATTGCCATTGCCTGCCCTTCACGGACACTTTCGCCTTCGCGTACTAAAATCTGCCGAATTTGTAAACCATTTGTTTGCGGTAATACAGAAATTAAATCACGCGCCGCAATTGTACCAGTGACACTCAGCGATCGCGCTACCTGTGTACTGCGAACTGGTTCCACCGTCACACTCATACTTGGTGGTGCTACAGTTTGCTGCGGCGTTTGGTTTGGTGCTGTTAAAGTCGGACGTGAAAAAAAGCGCATTCCCCCAAAAGCAATTGCTACGCCTAACCCTGTACCAACGACCAATGGAATCAGCCAATTTTGACGCGATCGCCCTTGGGAAACCTTTTTGTAGTTCGCATTGTCCACAACGATAACTTCTTTAGACTCAAGCTGATTGTCTACTTCCACTTTTTGGGTCACAACCAAACCTCCCTCCACACGATGCCAGTGCCAGCCACTTTGCTTAAGAAACGTTGAAATTTATTGCTATATCTTAACTATGACTCATTTAATCGGCTTCGGACTCAGACTCCAGCAAGAATTGAGCGGTCAGAGGTCAGTCAAGGAGTTATGAGTTTTGAATGAAAGGCGAAACCCAAAAATTTGAATCCTAACGTTTCGCTCTCAGGCTAGAATTCAAAGCAATAGATTATGACTTTAGGGCATAGTGGTTAATGAACTGGTGGCAAAGACTTAAGAAAAATCCTCTCGCCCGCTTTGGTGCTGTATTACTTCTCGTTTTCTACATTGCCGTCTTCGCGGCGGATTTTGTCGCCCCTTACGACCCCTATACATCACAAATCAACGGTTCGCTACTACCACCCACGCAAGTTTACTGGCGTAATCGCGCAGGAGAGTTTATCGGACCTCATGTTTATCCAACAACACAAGGGCAAACTGATTTAGAAACAGGCGATCGCGAACTGATCGTAGACTATACAAATCCCGCTGGGTTACGCTTATTGACTCGCGGCTATACCTACAACTTATTTCGCTTGACTTTACCACTACCACCAACGTTTGAAGAAGTGGAAATCTTTAGCGGTATTCCAGTTAACCTACACTTATTTGGTACGACTGGCGAAGCAAGATTTAATCTTTTAGGTACTGATGAGCAAGGACGCGATCAATTTAGCCGCTTACTGCACGGAGGTAGAATTAGCCTCAGCATTGGTTTAGTCGGTATTGCAATTACCTTTCCCTTAGGAATGTTTATTGGTGGTATTTCTGGATATTTTGGCGGTTTAATTGATAGCACACTAATGCGCATCGTCGAAGTGCTGATGACAATTCCCAGTATTTATCTGTTAGTTGCCTTAGCCGCTGTTTTACCACCAGGGTTAAGCAGTACCCAAAGATTTGTTTTGATTGTGTTTATTACTTCGTTTATCGGCTGGGCGGGTTTAGCACGAGTCATTCGCGGACAAGTTCTCTCGATTAAAGAACGCGAATTTGTGCAAGCTGCAAAATCGATGGGTGCAAATCCTTTCTATATCATCGCGCGCCACGTTCTGCCGCAAACAGCAACTTACATTATTATTTCAGCAACGTTAGCTGTACCAGGTTTTATTGTTGCTGAGTCGGTATTAAGTTTAATCGGATTGGGAATTCAGCAACCCGATCCATCGTGGGGTAATATGTTATCGCTCGCGACAAACGCCTCAATTCTAGTACTCCAACCCTGGCTAATTTGGCCTCCCGCATTACTGATTATTCTTACCGTCTTAGCATTCAATTTACTCGGTGATGGCTTACGCGATGCGCTCGATCCTCGCAGTTTGCGACGGTAGTGATTAGCTAATTGCTCTCATACAGCTTTGAGTAAATCCACCTATGGGGTGAACGCATTTCTGCCTAGCGAACGACAGAACCTATTTCGCGACTTGGTATTCTATTAAACAAGAAACGTATTGGATAGGGGTTGCGCCACTGTGACCTATAGTCAATTGCTGAAGGAGGGCGACGTCAAGCGGTTGGACAATGCGTAAAATATAGATAAATAAGGCGGTGTGGAGTTTTTGTCGCCTCCTCCACTTTATCGCTACCGAGGAGAGATTAAAGTCTCTACAAAGTGGTCTTAGGTAGCGATCGCCTCGTTATCTTTTAACTCAAGTTTGTATTTAGCTTTGGTTAGTCACTTCTAGCCAAAGTTTAGCTATCATACCATCAAAAAGAACTTTTTTGACAGAAACATCAAAACCCTATATAGGATGTTGACCATAAAAAGGTAATGCTTCTGACCATTTAGGACGCGCCCCTTGCTGCCAATCGCAGTACGCCAGTTCTAATAAGCTACTCACCGAAGTTCCCAAATAATTTTGCGCATCAATTAACTTATATCCATTACAGCTATCTAATTTGGCTTGCCATGCTTCCGGAGTTAGTACGGTATCTGATAGTAAAGCAGTCAAGCCGTTTCCTTCAGTGTTAGCTTGATAGATTGCAGTATGTAGTTGACCGCGCTGTGCAGGAAGTTGAATAGCATATACTGATGTTGGTTCAATTGTGTGGTGCAACCAAGCAACAGCTGCTAAACTCGAAATCGCAAATACAGGAATATTCAATTGTTGTGCCAAAGTCCGCGCTGTGACGACGCCGATCCGAGTTCCTGTAAAACCACCTGGTCCTTTGGCTACAGCAATGAATGCTAAATCCTTCCAAGTTTGGGGCTGAATAAACTCAATTAAATACTGATGTAGCAAGTTCGATAAATCGCGTCCGAGATTCCATGTTGCTGTGCGCGATTCATCAGCAAAGTTACTTAGCGCAAAGCCTAATTCTGGACTACTCGTATGAATCGCAAGACCATACTGATGTGGCTGAAGACGAACACTAGGCATCGACATTTGTTCAAACAAAAGCAGCTACTCTTAAACTAGTAAGTAGCTGCCATGCTTATTGTAGTCGCAATCCGCTGTTAGCTATAAATATTCTAGGTAGGTACAAGTTCGCCAGGGCGTAGTTTTGCCCACTTGCCCATTTCGCGTTTAAAGCTAACGCAACCAACGACATCGTATTCCATCTCAATGATGTCTTCGTGGGTACGGATGTTAACGTTAATTGAGGGTTCGATCGGTTCAAAGTTGGGGTCTTCAGTTAAGTGAGGCTGTTCGTGCTGAGTTTCAACCGCGTGGTATGTGATGCAGCGATCGACATAGTGGCAGTTCACGCAAATACACATAAAACGAACTCCAGGCTAATGTCTTGTTCAAGTCCTAAATTAGGATGAGTGATTGCCTCTATCTTAGCTGAGGTAGATAATAACATCTTACGCCTAGTAACAAATCTGTACTGGCGGCTCAATTGATTGATGTGGCGATGTGCCGTAATTTGTCGCAATTATCTCCCGAAAAGTGGTGTTTTAGCTTGGATTTGCTACCACAGCCGATTTACTTGGTTGGTGGTGCGGTACGCGATGCGTTATTAGGGCGTAGTGCTGATTACTTAGACTTAGATTTTGTTTTACCAGAAAATGCGATCGCCACGGCAAGATCGCTGGCGCATCATTACAACGCCGGTTTTGTCATCCTCGACGCCCAACGTCAAATTGCGCGCGTGGTGTTTCCCCAAGCAACCATAGACTTTGCACGACAAGAAGGTTCAAGTTTAGAAACCGATTTACGACGGCGCGACTTTACTGTGAATGCGATCGCCTACAACCCCCACACGCAAGAAATGATCGATCCTCTTGGTGGTTGTATCGATTTACAACGCCATTGTTTACGGATGGTATCGCTACAAAATTTACAAGACGATCCTTTACGACTACTACGCGCTTACCGTCAAGCTGCACAGCTTGGTTTTACGATTGAGTCAGATACTCGCTTAGCGATTCAGACTTTAGCACCGCATATCCAACACGTTGCTGCTGAACGCGTGCGGGTAGAATTAGGCTATCTTCTCGCCCACTCGCAAGGAACTTTGTGGTTGCAGAAGGCTGCGGAGGATGGCTTAATTGAATATTGGTTTCCCAACGCCAATGTTAACGATGTCACCGCCGTCGATACCGCAGCGGTAAAACTTACAGAAATTTGGTCGCAACTCAACATTGAACTTTATCAAAGTGTCCGCGACACAGTCAAAACAACATGGTTAGGTATTGCCAAACTCGCGTGTCTTGTCACTCCACAGCCAGAAACTGCGGAAGCCGAATTATTGCGACTTACCTACAGTCGGGCGGAAATTCGCGGTGTCACGACACTACTCAAGTTACTACCACAGTTACAAGCACATCCGCTATCTGTACGCGAACAGTATTTTTTCTTTCAAGAAGGTGGGAAAGTCTTTGGGTCGATCGCACTTTTAGCCGTAGCGAAAGGTACCTCGATTGCGGCGATCGCACCTTTAATCAATCGCTATCTCGATCCTCAAGATCCAGTCGCGCATCCTCAATTACTTGTTACAGGTAAAGATTTAATTCAAGCACTCAAAATTAAACCCAGTCCTTTGGTGGGAAAACTGCTTACAGCGATCGCGCTAGCCCAAGCTGAAGGTGAAGTTACTACTGTTGATGAAGCAATCGAATTAGCAGCAGCCATGCTTGACAAAAAAGAAATATTGTGAATCTGAGACTGAGTGCCATCAACTCACCTTTGGACTAGTAGCGACAAACGAGGTGAAAGATGAAAATAGATAATAATTCTTTACTTTTACCCTTAATGAAAATTCATGACATTTGATTACAATTTTTTAGTGATAGGTGCAGGTCCAGGGGGAATAGCTGCGGCAAAACAAGCTGCAAGCTATGGCGTACGCGTTGCAGTTGCGGAACAAGAAGCGATCGGCGGAACGTGTGTAAATCGTGGTTGTATTCCTAAGAAATTTATTGTGTATGCGGCTGACATTGCGCTGCAAGATCAATTAGCACCCAGCTACGGTTGGAGTGAATGTCAAAGGCGCTTTGATTGGTCGCAGTTTATTAGTAAAGTACATCAGCAAGTTGAAAAACGAAATCAGTCGTATTTACAAACTTTCCAAAAAGCTGGAATCGAACTACTGCGGGGACACGCAACTTTGCTCGATCCGCATACTATAGAGATCAATGACCGCAAAATTACTGCTGACAAAATTTTAGTCGCTGTTGGCGGACAGCCAAATAAACCCGACATCCCTGGAAGCGAATTTGCACTCACTTCGCGCGAGATGTTTCAATTGCAGCAACTACCACAAAAATTAGCAATTGTTGGCGGCGGTTACATTGGTGTCGAATTTGCTAGCATGATGAATGCTTTTGGTGTTGAAGTCACATTGATGGATACTGATGAGTTGATTCTTGATGGCTTTGACAACGATCTGCGTTCCTCGGTACAAGAAGGTTTAATTCAACGCGGAATTCAGTTTTTGGGCAAAACGACGGTTAAGGAAATTCAAAAGAGCGATCAAAGATTGCATCTTACATTATCAGGAGATACCGAAGAAGCGATCGCTGTAGACACAATTTTAGTTGCTACCGGACGCACCCCAAATACGAAAAATCTTGGTTTAGAAAATGCAGGAGTAGAACTTGGTAAAAAAGGTGCAATTCAAGTTGATGAGTATAACCGCACAACTCAAGACCATATTTTTGCAGTTGGTGATTGTATCAGTCGCGTACCATTAACCCCAGTCGCACGAACTGAAGGTGAAGCTGTTGCGAAAACTGCCTTTGGTAACAAGCTACAAAAAGTCAATTATGAATACGTATCTTCCGCCGTCTTTGCCCGTCCTGAAGCTGCAACAGTAGGAATGACCGAAGACGAAGCGCGAGAACAATACGGCGATGCAGTGCAGTGCTATCGAACAGCATTTGAGCCATTATTTTATAGCATGATAGAGCGCAAAGAACAAGCAATGATGAAATTAGTCGTCGATAGTCATACTGAGCGAGTATTAGGGGCGCACATGGTAGGCGAACACGCTGCCGATATTATTCAAAGTTTAGCTGTTGCAATTCGCAAAGGTATCACTAAAGAAGATCTTGATGCCACAATTGGTATCCATCCTACCACTGGAGAAGAATTTCTCACGTTAGATTGAATCAGATAAGTAAGTTTTGAGTGCGTGAATTTTGAATTAAAGAATTTGCCCAACTCCCCATTACCAATTACCAATTACCGATTACCACTTTCTTTGATGCACTAAATTGTTACGTAAGGGAGAAACATTAATGAACTATGATTATGATTTATTTGTGATTGGTGCGGGTTCTGGAGGTTTAGCGGCTTCCAAACGCGCCGCGAGTTATGGCGCAAAAGTCGCGATCGCCGAACAAGATCTCGTCGGTGGAACCTGCGTGATCCGTGGGTGTATTCCCAAAAAACTGATGGTGTACGGTTCGCGCTTTCCCCAGCTATTTCGCAATGCAGCCGGTTATGGCTGGCGTGTGGGTGAAACTGAACTTGATTGGGAATATTTCGTAACGGCAATTGATAAAGAAGTCCGGCGACTGTCGCAATTACATATTGGATTTCTCGAAAAAGCAGGCGTTGAACTGATTCCGCACCGCGCCACCCTTGTCGATCCCCACACAATTGAAGTTGGCGATCGCAAAGTTACTGCAAATAAGATTTTGATTGCAGTTGGCGGGCGTCCGGTAAAACCAGACTTACCAGGAATGGAATATGCCATCACCTCGAACGAGATGTTTCACCTGCCAGCACAACCAAAACATATTGCAATCATCGGTGCGGGTTACATCGGCGTCGAATTTGCTTCAATTATGCGTGGGTTAGGCTGTGAGGTTACGCAAATTATCCGTAGAGATTTAATTTTACGCGGCTTTGACAACGACATCCGTACCGGAATTCAAGACGGAATGAGCCATTATGGTGTGAAGTTTATCACAAATGCGGTTGCAGAAAAAGTCGAGCGCGTCGCTGAAGGCTTGAAAATAACATTATCAGGAGGACATCAACCGATCGTTGCCGATACATTCTTAGCCGCAACAGGGAGAACGCCTAATATTGATGGTTTGGGTATTGAAAATGCGGGTGTTGAGATTGTGCCGACGGATGTTGAAGGACCAGGATATACGACAACTCCGGCGATCGCCGTTGATGACTACAGCCAAACTTCGCAACCGAATATTTTTGCTGTCGGTGACTGCACTGATAAAATCAACTTGACCCCAGTTGCCATTGCTGAAGGACGAGCGTTTGCTGATACAGAATTTGGCAATCATCGCCGCCAAATGAGCCACGAAAATGTTCCTTCTGCTGTATTTTCACACCCCGAAGCCGCGACAGTCGGTTTAACCGAAGCACAGGCAAAAGAAAAATACGGCGATGCTGTGCAAACTTATCGCGCAAGGTTCCGTCCGTTGTTCCACTCGCTGACGGGAGATGACGAAAAAACGATCGTGAAATTAGTCGTTGATGGCAATACAGATAAAGTTCTAGGCGCGCACATGGTAGGCGAATACGCGGCGGAAGTGATTCAAGGAATCGCGATTACGATTAAAATGGGTGCTACGAAGAAAGACTTTGATGCCACCGTTGGCATTCACCCCTCGACTGCTGAAGAATTTGTTACCCTCCGTTAAGAAGTTGCAGTTCATTTACCTCCACGGCTTTGCGTCGAGTCCTCAATCCGCCAAAGCGGTCTATCTCCGCGATCGCTTTGCAGCGGTACACCACGCATTGCACATCCCCGATCTCAACCAAGATGATTTTACGCAACTGACGCTGACACGCCAATTACAGCAAGTATCTGCACTATTACCAAAGGATGAACCTGTCACCTTGATCGGTTCGAGTTTTGGGGGTTTAACTGCTGCTTGGTTGGCAGAACAACATCCGCAGGTCGAAAAGTTAGTTTTACTCGCCCCAGCATTTGCTTTTCTCTCGCATTGGCTACCACAGCTAGGAACCGAGAAGATTCAACAATGGGAACAGCAACGGTATTTGATGGTTTATCACTACGGCGAAAAGCGATCGCTACCCTTAAGTTACGAGTTCGCCCGCGACGTACCGCAATACAATGACGATCATTTGTTACGCCCCGTTCCTACCTTGATTATTCACGGAATTCACGATGAAGTGATTCCTATCCAAGTCAGCCGCGATTTTGCCGCGAAACGTTCCTGGGTGCAATTAATCGAAGTAGACAGCGATCATGCTTTGGGTAACGTTATGCCAGAAACTTGGCAAGCTATTCAATCGTTTTGTCAAGTGTGATCGCTGCCAACAACTCCATCACTAGCCACTAGCCACTAACAATGCTGCCATTTATCCGATCTGATCTTGCTCAACTTACCGCATATACACCGCATCCAAACAGTACTGACGGTAAACCAATTGAGTCAGTCATTGATCGGTTAGATACAAACGAAAGTCCGTACGATCTACCAAGCGAGTTAAAGCAAAAACTTGCTTGGATTTATCAAGAAGCGATCGAAACAAATCGCTATCCTGATGGCGGACACGCGGTATTGAAAGCGGCGATCGCTGAATATATTAATGAATCTGCCAATCTGACGCAAGGCGCGATCGCACCCGATCAAATTTCGGTTGGTAATGGTTCTGACGAACTGATTCGTTCGCTGTTAATCGCAACTTGTCTTGGGGGTGAAGGTTCTATCTTAGTCGCCAATCCAACATTCTCGATGTATGGCATTTTGGCACACACATTAGGAATTCCCGTCGTTACTGTCAGACGCAATTCAGAATTTGAAATTGATTGGGTTGCAGCCCAAGCCGCTATCGAAACAACCGATAACCCACCTATTCGCGTAGTGTTTGTTGTCCATCCTAACTCGCCTACAGGAAATGCTTTGACGACTGCTGAGTTAGAGTGGCTGCGCAGCTTACCCGAAGAAATTCTTGTTGTTATTGATGAAGCGTATTTTGAGTTTAGTCAAACATCACTTGTCGGTGAGTTGTCGCAAAAACCTAATTGGGTTGTCTTGCGGACATTTTCTAAAGCGTTTCGCCTTGCTGCTTTACGTGTTGGATATGCGATCGCATCTTCAGAAATCACTGCAATTCTAGAAAAAGTTCGCTTACCTTATAACCTTCCGAGTTTCTCCCAAGCTGCTGCTATTCTTGCTTTACAACAGCGCGATTTATTGCTAAAAACCATTCCACTCATTTGTGCAGAACGTACCAAATTAACTCATGCACTATCTCAATACTCT
This window contains:
- a CDS encoding efflux RND transporter periplasmic adaptor subunit, with the translated sequence MTQKVEVDNQLESKEVIVVDNANYKKVSQGRSRQNWLIPLVVGTGLGVAIAFGGMRFFSRPTLTAPNQTPQQTVAPPSMSVTVEPVRSTQVARSLSVTGTIAARDLISVLPQTNGLQIRQILVREGESVREGQAMAILDDAVIRAQIDQARANIESAQAVIGQRQAALAQARASLAEAERNLQRYEQLARNGAISRQELDARATTTATTREAVRVAQANISSAEADVRSSRAGLQQLQTQLRQTVVRAPASGLVAEAIAKIGDVVSGSQPLFSIIQNNALELAAQVPAVQLPQVEVGAPARVTSDTDSRVQLQGRVREIAPLVDTQSRQATVRIDLPPTSLLRPGMFARAAITSATVLGITVPAKAVVPQPDGNGRVFVLVGEDTVQARSVELGEVLNDGNIEISSGLNPGDRVVVSGAGYLNDGDRVRVEG
- a CDS encoding ABC transporter permease; translation: MNWWQRLKKNPLARFGAVLLLVFYIAVFAADFVAPYDPYTSQINGSLLPPTQVYWRNRAGEFIGPHVYPTTQGQTDLETGDRELIVDYTNPAGLRLLTRGYTYNLFRLTLPLPPTFEEVEIFSGIPVNLHLFGTTGEARFNLLGTDEQGRDQFSRLLHGGRISLSIGLVGIAITFPLGMFIGGISGYFGGLIDSTLMRIVEVLMTIPSIYLLVALAAVLPPGLSSTQRFVLIVFITSFIGWAGLARVIRGQVLSIKEREFVQAAKSMGANPFYIIARHVLPQTATYIIISATLAVPGFIVAESVLSLIGLGIQQPDPSWGNMLSLATNASILVLQPWLIWPPALLIILTVLAFNLLGDGLRDALDPRSLRR
- the tsaB gene encoding tRNA (adenosine(37)-N6)-threonylcarbamoyltransferase complex dimerization subunit type 1 TsaB, which codes for MPSVRLQPHQYGLAIHTSSPELGFALSNFADESRTATWNLGRDLSNLLHQYLIEFIQPQTWKDLAFIAVAKGPGGFTGTRIGVVTARTLAQQLNIPVFAISSLAAVAWLHHTIEPTSVYAIQLPAQRGQLHTAIYQANTEGNGLTALLSDTVLTPEAWQAKLDSCNGYKLIDAQNYLGTSVSSLLELAYCDWQQGARPKWSEALPFYGQHPI
- a CDS encoding Ycf34 family protein; the encoded protein is MCICVNCHYVDRCITYHAVETQHEQPHLTEDPNFEPIEPSINVNIRTHEDIIEMEYDVVGCVSFKREMGKWAKLRPGELVPT
- a CDS encoding CCA tRNA nucleotidyltransferase produces the protein MAMCRNLSQLSPEKWCFSLDLLPQPIYLVGGAVRDALLGRSADYLDLDFVLPENAIATARSLAHHYNAGFVILDAQRQIARVVFPQATIDFARQEGSSLETDLRRRDFTVNAIAYNPHTQEMIDPLGGCIDLQRHCLRMVSLQNLQDDPLRLLRAYRQAAQLGFTIESDTRLAIQTLAPHIQHVAAERVRVELGYLLAHSQGTLWLQKAAEDGLIEYWFPNANVNDVTAVDTAAVKLTEIWSQLNIELYQSVRDTVKTTWLGIAKLACLVTPQPETAEAELLRLTYSRAEIRGVTTLLKLLPQLQAHPLSVREQYFFFQEGGKVFGSIALLAVAKGTSIAAIAPLINRYLDPQDPVAHPQLLVTGKDLIQALKIKPSPLVGKLLTAIALAQAEGEVTTVDEAIELAAAMLDKKEIL
- the gorA gene encoding glutathione-disulfide reductase, with the protein product MTFDYNFLVIGAGPGGIAAAKQAASYGVRVAVAEQEAIGGTCVNRGCIPKKFIVYAADIALQDQLAPSYGWSECQRRFDWSQFISKVHQQVEKRNQSYLQTFQKAGIELLRGHATLLDPHTIEINDRKITADKILVAVGGQPNKPDIPGSEFALTSREMFQLQQLPQKLAIVGGGYIGVEFASMMNAFGVEVTLMDTDELILDGFDNDLRSSVQEGLIQRGIQFLGKTTVKEIQKSDQRLHLTLSGDTEEAIAVDTILVATGRTPNTKNLGLENAGVELGKKGAIQVDEYNRTTQDHIFAVGDCISRVPLTPVARTEGEAVAKTAFGNKLQKVNYEYVSSAVFARPEAATVGMTEDEAREQYGDAVQCYRTAFEPLFYSMIERKEQAMMKLVVDSHTERVLGAHMVGEHAADIIQSLAVAIRKGITKEDLDATIGIHPTTGEEFLTLD
- the gor gene encoding glutathione-disulfide reductase; this translates as MNYDYDLFVIGAGSGGLAASKRAASYGAKVAIAEQDLVGGTCVIRGCIPKKLMVYGSRFPQLFRNAAGYGWRVGETELDWEYFVTAIDKEVRRLSQLHIGFLEKAGVELIPHRATLVDPHTIEVGDRKVTANKILIAVGGRPVKPDLPGMEYAITSNEMFHLPAQPKHIAIIGAGYIGVEFASIMRGLGCEVTQIIRRDLILRGFDNDIRTGIQDGMSHYGVKFITNAVAEKVERVAEGLKITLSGGHQPIVADTFLAATGRTPNIDGLGIENAGVEIVPTDVEGPGYTTTPAIAVDDYSQTSQPNIFAVGDCTDKINLTPVAIAEGRAFADTEFGNHRRQMSHENVPSAVFSHPEAATVGLTEAQAKEKYGDAVQTYRARFRPLFHSLTGDDEKTIVKLVVDGNTDKVLGAHMVGEYAAEVIQGIAITIKMGATKKDFDATVGIHPSTAEEFVTLR
- a CDS encoding YqiA/YcfP family alpha/beta fold hydrolase, yielding MPPLAFTPRLLKNLLPSVKKLQFIYLHGFASSPQSAKAVYLRDRFAAVHHALHIPDLNQDDFTQLTLTRQLQQVSALLPKDEPVTLIGSSFGGLTAAWLAEQHPQVEKLVLLAPAFAFLSHWLPQLGTEKIQQWEQQRYLMVYHYGEKRSLPLSYEFARDVPQYNDDHLLRPVPTLIIHGIHDEVIPIQVSRDFAAKRSWVQLIEVDSDHALGNVMPETWQAIQSFCQV
- a CDS encoding histidinol-phosphate transaminase, with translation MLPFIRSDLAQLTAYTPHPNSTDGKPIESVIDRLDTNESPYDLPSELKQKLAWIYQEAIETNRYPDGGHAVLKAAIAEYINESANLTQGAIAPDQISVGNGSDELIRSLLIATCLGGEGSILVANPTFSMYGILAHTLGIPVVTVRRNSEFEIDWVAAQAAIETTDNPPIRVVFVVHPNSPTGNALTTAELEWLRSLPEEILVVIDEAYFEFSQTSLVGELSQKPNWVVLRTFSKAFRLAALRVGYAIASSEITAILEKVRLPYNLPSFSQAAAILALQQRDLLLKTIPLICAERTKLTHALSQYSGFKVHNSAANFVYVQSSHPTQANKLLATIVQQLRYSGTIVRLLSGGLRITVGSPEENSRTLARLEAAVKSWEALS